Proteins found in one Ovis aries strain OAR_USU_Benz2616 breed Rambouillet chromosome 19, ARS-UI_Ramb_v3.0, whole genome shotgun sequence genomic segment:
- the JAGN1 gene encoding protein jagunal homolog 1, with translation MASRAGPRAAGTDGSDFQHRERVAMHYQMSVTLKYEIKKLIYVHLVLWLLLVAKMSVGHLRLLSHDQVAMPYQWEYPYLLSIVPSLLGLLSFPRNNISYLVLSMISMGLFSIAPLIYGSMEMFPAAQQLYRHGKAYRFLFGFSAVSVMYLVLVLAVQVHAWQLYYSKKLLDSWFTSTQEKKRK, from the exons ATGGCGTCTCGGGCAGGCCCGCGAGCGGCCGGCACTGACGGCAGCGACTTTCAGCATCGGGAGCGCGTCGCCATGCACTACCAGATGAG TGTGACCCTCAAGTATGAAATCAAGAAGCTGATCTACGTGCATCTGGTCTTATGGCTGCTGCTGGTTGCCAAGATGAGCGTGGGACACCTGAGGCTCTTGTCTCATGATCAGGTGGCCATGCCCTATCAGTGGGAGTACCCCTATTTGCTAAGCATTGTAccctccctcctgggcctcctctccttcccccgcaaCAACATTAGCTACCTGGTGCTCTCCATGATCAGCATGGGGCTCTTCTCCATCGCTCCCCTCATTTATGGCAGCATGGAGATGTTCCCTGCTGCACAGCAGCTCTACCGCCATGGCAAGGCCTACCGCTTCCTCTTTGGTTTTTCTGCCGTCTCCGTCATGTATCTGGTGTTGGTGCTGGCGGTCCAAGTGCACGCCTGGCAGTTATACTACAGCAAGAAGCTCCTAGACTCTTGGTTCACGAGCACACAGGAGAAGAAGCGTAAATGA
- the CIDEC gene encoding lipid transferase CIDEC (The RefSeq protein has 1 substitution compared to this genomic sequence): MEYAKKSLSLLYPKSLSRYMAVSTSVVTQQQLSEPSAEAPRARPCRVTTADRSVRKGIMAHSLEDLHVKVRDTLMLAYKPFFLVLEEDGTTVETEGYFQSLADDTVFMVLHKGQKWQPPSEQSTQYQLTLSRKPAKIDVARVTFDLYKVNPQDFIGCLNVKATLYGTYSLSYDLHCSGAKRIMKEALRWALFSMRAIGHLLLGTSCYLQQLLDATERGQPPKSKAASLIPTSLKVLQ; this comes from the exons ATGGAATACGCCAAGAAGTCCCTCAGCCTTCTCTACCCTAAGTCCCTCTCCAG GTACATGGCAGTGAGCACTTCGGTGGTGACCCAGCAGCAGCTGTCGGAGCCCAGTGCAGAGGCCCCCAGGGCCCGGCCCTGTAGAGTAACCACTGCTGACCGGAGTGTGAGGAAGGGCATCATGGCGCACAGTCTTGAGGACCTCCATGTCAAG GTCCGGGATACCCTGATGCTGGCGTACAAGCCTTTCTTCCTGGTGCTGGAGGAAGATGGCACAACTGTAGAGACAGAAGGGTATTTCCAATCCCTGGCAGATGACACCGTATTCATGGTCCTCCACAAGGGGCAGAAATGGCAGCCCCCATCAGAACAG AGCACTCAGTACCAGCTGACCCTCTCCCGCAAGCCTGCCAAGATCGATGTGGCCCGAGTAACCTTCGACCTATACAAGGTGAACCCACAGGACTTCATTGGCTGCCTGAACGTGAAGGCAACTCTCTATGGCACATACTCCCTCTCCTATGATCTGCACTGCTCCGGGGCCAAGCGCATCATGAA GGAAGCTCTCCGCTGGGCCCTCTTCAGCATGCGGGCCACCGGCCATCTGCTGCTCGGCACCTCCTGTTACCTGCAGCAGCTCCTGGATGCCACAGAGCGGGGACAGCCCCCCAAGAGCAAAGCCGCATCCCTCATCCCAACCAGTCTGAAGGTGCTGCAGTGA
- the CIDEC gene encoding lipid transferase CIDEC isoform X2 gives MEYAKKSLSLLYPKSLSRYMAVSTSVVTQQQLSEPSAEAPRARPCRVTTADRSVRKGIMAHSLEDLHVKVRDTLMLAYKPFFLVLEEDGTTVETEGYFQSLADDTVFMVLHKGQKWQPPSEQSTQYQLTLSRKPAKIDVARVTFDLYKVNPQDFIGCLNVKATLYGTYSLSYDLHCSGAKRIMKEALRWALFSMRATGHLLLGTSCYLQQLLDATERGQPPKSKAASLIPTSLKVLQ, from the exons ATGGAATACGCCAAGAAGTCCCTCAGCCTTCTCTACCCTAAGTCCCTCTCCAG GTACATGGCAGTGAGCACTTCGGTGGTGACCCAGCAGCAGCTGTCGGAGCCCAGTGCAGAGGCCCCCAGGGCCCGGCCCTGTAGAGTAACCACTGCTGACCGGAGTGTGAGGAAGGGCATCATGGCGCACAGTCTTGAGGACCTCCATGTCAAG GTCCGGGATACCCTGATGCTGGCGTACAAGCCTTTCTTCCTGGTGCTGGAGGAAGATGGCACAACTGTAGAGACAGAAGGGTATTTCCAATCCCTGGCAGATGACACCGTATTCATGGTCCTCCACAAGGGGCAGAAATGGCAGCCCCCATCAGAACAG AGCACTCAGTACCAGCTGACCCTCTCCCGCAAGCCTGCCAAGATCGATGTGGCCCGAGTAACCTTCGACCTATACAAGGTGAACCCACAGGACTTCATTGGCTGCCTGAACGTGAAGGCAACTCTCTATGGCACATACTCCCTCTCCTATGATCTGCACTGCTCCGGGGCCAAGCGCATCATGAA GGAAGCTCTCCGCTGGGCCCTCTTCAGCATGCGGGCCACCGGCCATCTGCTGCTCGGCACCTCCTGTTACCTGCAGCAGCTCCTGGATGCCACAGAGCGGGGACAGCCCCCCAAGAGCAAAGCCGCATCCCTCATCCCAACCAGTCTGAAGGTGCTGCAGTGA
- the CIDEC gene encoding lipid transferase CIDEC isoform X1 translates to MEGGIGSKETNSGRPYFFRPKTIQLTRMEYAKKSLSLLYPKSLSRYMAVSTSVVTQQQLSEPSAEAPRARPCRVTTADRSVRKGIMAHSLEDLHVKVRDTLMLAYKPFFLVLEEDGTTVETEGYFQSLADDTVFMVLHKGQKWQPPSEQSTQYQLTLSRKPAKIDVARVTFDLYKVNPQDFIGCLNVKATLYGTYSLSYDLHCSGAKRIMKEALRWALFSMRATGHLLLGTSCYLQQLLDATERGQPPKSKAASLIPTSLKVLQ, encoded by the exons ATGGAAGGAGGTATTGGCAGCAAAGAAACCAACTCAGGCCGTCCATACTTCTTCAG GCCCAAAACTATCCAGCTGACGAGGATGGAATACGCCAAGAAGTCCCTCAGCCTTCTCTACCCTAAGTCCCTCTCCAG GTACATGGCAGTGAGCACTTCGGTGGTGACCCAGCAGCAGCTGTCGGAGCCCAGTGCAGAGGCCCCCAGGGCCCGGCCCTGTAGAGTAACCACTGCTGACCGGAGTGTGAGGAAGGGCATCATGGCGCACAGTCTTGAGGACCTCCATGTCAAG GTCCGGGATACCCTGATGCTGGCGTACAAGCCTTTCTTCCTGGTGCTGGAGGAAGATGGCACAACTGTAGAGACAGAAGGGTATTTCCAATCCCTGGCAGATGACACCGTATTCATGGTCCTCCACAAGGGGCAGAAATGGCAGCCCCCATCAGAACAG AGCACTCAGTACCAGCTGACCCTCTCCCGCAAGCCTGCCAAGATCGATGTGGCCCGAGTAACCTTCGACCTATACAAGGTGAACCCACAGGACTTCATTGGCTGCCTGAACGTGAAGGCAACTCTCTATGGCACATACTCCCTCTCCTATGATCTGCACTGCTCCGGGGCCAAGCGCATCATGAA GGAAGCTCTCCGCTGGGCCCTCTTCAGCATGCGGGCCACCGGCCATCTGCTGCTCGGCACCTCCTGTTACCTGCAGCAGCTCCTGGATGCCACAGAGCGGGGACAGCCCCCCAAGAGCAAAGCCGCATCCCTCATCCCAACCAGTCTGAAGGTGCTGCAGTGA